In Coregonus clupeaformis isolate EN_2021a chromosome 15, ASM2061545v1, whole genome shotgun sequence, one genomic interval encodes:
- the zgc:114200 gene encoding gamma-secretase subunit Aph-1b-like — protein MTAAVFFGCAFIAFGPAFSLFIFTIAKDPLRVIILIAGAFFWLVSLLLSSLVWFIATKATNAQDLTLQKDLLIFGCLFSVILQEVFRFAYYRLLRKANEGLAAISEEDGPPLSVREMAYVSGLGFGIMSGAFSMINTLSDSLGPGTVGLFGDSQYYFITSALMTLALTLLHTFWGVVFFEGCERKRWWVIAVVLCLHLMVTSLSLLNPFYVGSVPPVYAIMLLMAVWAFFSSGGSLHNITLLWTCRKSNTETSS, from the exons ATGACTGCTGCAGTGTTTTTTGGTTGTGCTTTCATTGCGTTTGGGCCAGCGTTTTCCCTTTTTATTTTCACTATCGCCAAAGACCCATTGCGAGTCATCATTCTAATTGCAGG ggCCTTCTTCTGGCTGGTGTCCTTACTGCTGTCCTCTCTGGTGTGGTTCATAGCCACAAAGGCCACCAATGCCCAGGACCTGACCCTGCAGAAAGACTTGCTCATATTTGGCTGCTTGTTCTCGGTCATACTGCAGGAGGTGTTCCGCTTCGCGTACTACAGGCTGCTCag GAAGGCAAATGAAGGACTGGCAGCCATCAGTGAAGAAGACGGCCCACCCCTTTCAGTCCGAGAAATGGCCTATG TGTCTGGACTGGGCTTTGGCATCATGAGCGGAGCCTTCTCCATGATCAACACCCTCTCTGACTCTCTGGGCCCAGGGACAGTGGGCCTGTTTGGAGACTCTCAGTACTACTTCATCACCTCAG CCCTGATGACCCTGGCGCTGACGCTGCTCCACACCTTCTGGGGCGTGGTGTTCTTTGAGGGCTGTGAGAGGAAGAGATGGTGGGTGATCGCTGTGGTGCTCTGTCTCCACCTGATGGTCACCAGCCTG TCTCTGTTGAACCCGTtctacgtgggcagcgttccccCGGTCTACGCCATCATGCTGCTGATGGCTGTCTGGGCCTTCTTCTCCTCTGGTGGCTCCCTGCACAACATCACTCTTCTCTGGACGT GTAGGAAAAGTAATACGGAGACCTCGTCATAA
- the LOC121581963 gene encoding E3 ubiquitin-protein ligase TRIM35 has protein sequence MACESSLPEEDLSCPVCCDIFKDPVLLSCSHSFCKACLQEFWKEKEWQECPVCRRRSSRSEPPNNRALKNLCEAFLQERRQRASAGPQVLCSLHGEKLKLFCLEDKQPICVVCRDSRKHKKHDCIPIDEAVQEHKEELKPTLKSLQEKLEVFKKVKLTCDETAQHIKSQAEDTEIKIKQGFEQVHQFLREEEEAKIAALREEEEQKSQTMKAKIEEMSGQISSLSDTIKAIEKELEAEDISFLQNYNATVKRTQCPLPDPERVSGALIDEAKHLGNLKFRIWEKMQEIVQYTPVVLDPNTVHPKLLCFMTWVGYDDCVIWGGEFQQRPDNPERLGQGWVMASEGYTSGTHSWDMEIDDEFWFAGVATESINRSHPSDEVWGVSHVDSFHTDYKEDFNYVYEVNCPHTEPIYLPVRQESRVKDRIRVKLDRDRGELSFYDLDNNTHIHTITHTFTGRIFPIFSVHDGLRILPVEGLCNSGTAQLGLPENVW, from the exons ATGGCTTGCGAATCGTCTCTCCCAGAGGAGGATCTCTCCTGTCCTGTGTGCTGTGACATCTTCAAGGATCCCGTTCTCTTGTCTTGTAGCCACAGCTTCTGTAAAGCCTGTCTGCAGGAATTCTGGAAAGAGAAAGAATGGCAGGAGTGTCCAGTTTGCAGGAGAAGATCGTCAAGGTCTGAGCCTCCCAATAACCGGGCTCTTAAGAACCTGTGTGAGGCCTTCTTACAGGAGAGGCGTCAGAGAGCTTCAGCAGGGCCTCAGGTGCTCTGCAGTCTGCATGGAGAGAAACTCAAGCTCTTCTGTCTGGAGGATAAACAGCCTATCTGTGTGGTGTGTCGCGATTCAAGGAAACATAAAAAGCATGACTGCATCCCCATAGATGAAGCTGTACAGGAACACAAG GAGGAACTCAAGCCTACCCTGAAGTCCTTACAGGAGAAACTGGAAGTCTTTAAGAAAGTCAAACTCACTTGTGATGAAACAGCACAGCATATCAAG agCCAGGCTGAGGACACAGAGATAAAGATTAAGCAGGGGTTTGAGCAGGTTCACCAGTTTCtacgagaggaggaggaggccaagatagctgccctgagggaggaagaggagcagaagAGTCAGACGATGAAGGCGAAGATTGAAGAGATGAGCGGACAGATATCATCACTTTCAGACACAATCAAAGCCATAGAGAAAGAGCTGGAAGCTGAAGACATCTCATTCCTGCAG AACTACAATGCCACAGTGAAAAG AACCCAGTGCCCACTGCCTGATCCAGAGAGGGTTTCAGGAGCGCTGATCGATGAAGCAAAACACCTGGGCAACCTCAAGTTCAGAATCTGGGAGAAGATGCAGGAGATTGTTCAATACA ctccTGTGGTTCTGGATCCTAACACTGTGCACCCGAAGCTACTTTGTTTCATGACCTGGGTGGGGTACGATGATTGCGTTATATGGGGTGGTGAGTTCCAGCAGCGTCCTGACAACCCAGAGAGGTTAGGCCAAGGATGGGTCATGGCCTCTGAGGGCTATACCTCAGGCACTCACAGCTGGGACATGGAGATTGATGACGAGTTTTGGTTTGCAGGTGTGGCCACCGAGTCTATCAATAGGTCTCATCCTAGTGATGAAGTCTGGGGTGTTAGCCATGTTGATAGTTTTCATACAGATTATAAGGAAGATTTCAATTATGTATATGAAGTAAATTGCCCACATACTGAACCCATTTACCTCCCCGTGAGACAGGAATCCAGGGTCAAGGACAGGATCAGAGTTAAGCTGGACAGGGACAGAGGAGAGCTATCATTCTACGACCTTGATAATAACACCCATATACACACTATTACACACACTTTCACTGGGAGAATATTTCCAATTTTTTCAGTGCATGATGGTCTGAGGATTTTACCAGTTGAAGGCCTCTGTAACAGTGGAACAGCACAGTTAGGGCTGCCGGAAAACGTGTGGTGA